In Janibacter alkaliphilus, the following proteins share a genomic window:
- a CDS encoding glycosyltransferase codes for MPAHNEEMVIGASLAAITELVPASQVHVVSDYSSDATVQIATDAGVHVFETPTNVGKAGALSYALREGGLLDRYEAVMILDADTQLHPRYFERALPMLADPEVVAVAGCAHTRWQRAMGPVGEVIVSHRQRVYALTQWLLKYGQTWRAISATHIVPGFASIYRTRALREIAIDAPGLVIEDFNMTFEIYAKDLGQIAFHPGAIAYTQDPDTYRDYVKQMKRWCLGLWQTIRRHRPRKLVFGLSLTAMITELVTSSIAFVLLPLVALLIAAHTLVPEVAAVPLLGDVSGALAGELSLLTLAMVVFLPDYALTVAVAIAERRPRYLLVGLLFIPMRVTDAVIALGALPRAWLTRSTGTWTSPTRRAVEPSSGSGAADSRTTTDSRTETAVSTRGATT; via the coding sequence ATGCCCGCGCACAACGAGGAGATGGTGATCGGCGCCAGCCTGGCGGCCATCACCGAGCTCGTCCCGGCGTCCCAGGTGCACGTGGTCTCGGACTACTCGAGCGACGCCACCGTCCAGATCGCCACCGACGCGGGCGTGCACGTCTTCGAGACCCCGACGAACGTGGGCAAGGCCGGGGCCCTGTCCTACGCGCTGCGCGAAGGGGGTCTGCTGGACCGGTACGAGGCGGTGATGATCCTCGACGCCGACACCCAGCTGCACCCGCGCTACTTCGAGCGGGCGCTGCCGATGCTGGCCGACCCCGAGGTGGTCGCCGTGGCCGGCTGCGCGCACACCCGCTGGCAGCGCGCGATGGGTCCGGTCGGCGAGGTGATCGTCTCCCACCGGCAGCGGGTCTACGCGCTGACCCAGTGGCTGCTGAAGTACGGGCAGACCTGGCGCGCGATCAGCGCCACCCACATCGTCCCCGGCTTCGCCAGCATCTACCGCACCCGGGCGCTGCGGGAGATCGCCATCGACGCGCCGGGCCTGGTCATCGAGGACTTCAACATGACCTTCGAGATCTACGCCAAGGATCTCGGCCAGATCGCCTTCCACCCCGGCGCCATCGCCTACACCCAGGACCCAGACACCTACCGCGACTACGTCAAGCAGATGAAGCGCTGGTGCCTGGGGCTGTGGCAGACGATCCGGCGGCACCGCCCGCGCAAGCTCGTCTTCGGGCTCTCGCTGACCGCGATGATCACCGAGCTGGTCACCAGCAGCATCGCCTTCGTCCTGCTGCCGCTGGTCGCCCTGCTCATCGCCGCGCACACCCTCGTCCCCGAGGTGGCGGCGGTCCCGCTGCTCGGTGACGTCAGCGGGGCGCTGGCCGGTGAGCTCTCGCTGCTCACCCTGGCGATGGTCGTCTTCCTGCCCGACTACGCCCTCACCGTCGCGGTGGCCATCGCCGAGCGCCGGCCCCGGTACCTGCTCGTCGGGCTGCTCTTCATCCCGATGCGGGTCACCGACGCGGTGATCGCCCTGGGCGCGCTGCCGCGCGCGTGGCTGACCCGCTCCACCGGCACGTGGACGAGCCCGACCCGACGCGCGGTCGAGCCCTCGTCCGGCTCCGGCGCCGCCGACTCCCGCACCACCACCGACTCCCGCACCGAGACCGCCGTCAGCACGAGAGGGGCCACGACATGA
- a CDS encoding polysaccharide deacetylase family protein, with amino-acid sequence MSTRGTARRAPRGWRLLVTLATTALICGLLGAPATQAAPSTTAAPQARQGTAAAATPSAVSVVEEAAARPVPRPSRRTVVSLSFDDGIADQQVGADILEAAGIAGTFYVTTAWIDKPGFLSRTQLQELSAAGHEIGGHTVTHRDLAQIPRSEVKRQVCNGRKALQDWGFSPTSLAYPFASSTAVAEEVALECGYDTARGLGDLRGPASCIGCPWGETLPPGDAAYLAAPEQVNSSWTLSQLKRQVTQARKTGGGWVILTFHNVCSDPGSAGCPASQSITPQTLTAFATWLRSYTANPTNQTTTAPVGDTYEASVGVRYPGYQDAVAEPAPPPAPVGQNALSNASLEQLEGQVPDCFERAGYGDNTASWSLAPGRTGEVAQQLTVSGYQSGDAKLMPEMDLGTCSPSVVPGRTYDLSTWYTSTGITQYALYYRTTTDEWRYWTSSPWFATATDWTEATWTTPPVPQDATAVSFGLALIADGTLVTDDYGMTDPGGE; translated from the coding sequence ATGAGCACGAGAGGGACCGCGCGGCGAGCGCCGCGAGGCTGGCGTCTGCTGGTCACGCTCGCCACGACCGCCCTGATCTGCGGGCTGCTCGGCGCCCCGGCCACCCAGGCCGCGCCGAGCACCACCGCCGCACCCCAGGCCCGGCAGGGCACGGCCGCGGCGGCGACGCCCTCGGCGGTGAGCGTCGTCGAGGAGGCGGCCGCCCGCCCGGTGCCGCGTCCGTCGCGACGGACCGTCGTCTCGCTGTCCTTCGACGACGGCATCGCCGACCAGCAGGTGGGCGCCGACATCCTCGAGGCGGCCGGGATCGCCGGCACCTTCTACGTCACCACCGCCTGGATCGACAAGCCCGGCTTCCTCTCCCGGACCCAGCTGCAGGAGCTCTCGGCCGCGGGACACGAGATCGGCGGGCACACCGTCACCCACCGCGACCTGGCCCAGATCCCGCGCTCGGAGGTCAAGCGCCAGGTCTGCAACGGGCGCAAGGCCCTGCAGGACTGGGGCTTCTCGCCGACGAGCCTGGCCTACCCCTTCGCCTCCAGCACCGCGGTGGCCGAGGAGGTCGCCCTGGAGTGCGGCTACGACACCGCCCGCGGCCTCGGCGACCTGCGCGGCCCGGCGTCCTGCATCGGGTGCCCCTGGGGCGAGACCCTGCCCCCCGGCGACGCCGCCTACCTGGCCGCGCCCGAGCAGGTGAACAGCTCGTGGACGCTCTCCCAGCTCAAGCGGCAGGTGACCCAGGCGCGCAAGACCGGCGGCGGCTGGGTGATCCTCACCTTCCACAACGTCTGCTCGGACCCGGGGTCGGCCGGCTGCCCGGCGAGCCAGTCGATCACCCCGCAGACGCTGACCGCCTTCGCCACCTGGCTGCGCAGCTACACCGCGAACCCGACCAACCAGACCACCACGGCACCGGTCGGGGACACCTACGAGGCCAGCGTCGGGGTGCGCTACCCCGGCTACCAGGACGCCGTGGCCGAGCCGGCTCCGCCACCGGCTCCGGTCGGGCAGAACGCGCTGAGCAACGCCTCGCTGGAGCAGCTCGAGGGCCAGGTCCCGGACTGCTTCGAGCGGGCCGGGTACGGCGACAACACCGCCAGCTGGAGCCTGGCCCCGGGTCGGACCGGTGAGGTGGCGCAGCAGCTGACGGTCAGCGGCTACCAGTCCGGCGACGCCAAGCTCATGCCCGAGATGGACCTGGGCACCTGCTCACCGTCGGTCGTGCCGGGCCGGACCTACGACCTGAGCACCTGGTACACCTCCACCGGGATCACCCAGTACGCGCTCTACTACCGCACCACCACCGACGAGTGGCGCTACTGGACCTCCAGCCCGTGGTTCGCCACCGCGACGGACTGGACCGAGGCGACGTGGACGACGCCGCCGGTGCCCCAGGACGCGACCGCCGTCTCCTTCGGTCTCGCGCTCATCGCCGACGGGACGCTGGTGACCGACGACTACGGGATGACTGATCCGGGAGGGGAGTAG
- the ligD gene encoding non-homologous end-joining DNA ligase — MAEHGEPIELEVAGRTVRLSSPERVYFPQTGATKADLARYYLSVGDGIVRALRERPTMLHRFPKGLDGPKVHQKRLPKGAPDWVQTVRLDFPRYGLHADELCVTELGSVIWAVQMSTVELHPWNVRRDDVDRPDEWRIDLDPGDTCELATVRRVAGVVHEVLDELGVVGYPKTSGGSGLHVYVRIEPRWEFADVRRAALAFAREVERRAPSLATTTWWRKDRDPAAVFVDYNQNARDHTLAAAYSVRGDPRGTVSTPITWAEVADVEPGKLTMSTVPARFAALGDLHADIDTVAHDLTPLLTWADRDDHDGDTPTP, encoded by the coding sequence ATGGCCGAGCACGGGGAGCCGATCGAGCTCGAGGTGGCCGGACGGACGGTGCGCCTGTCCAGCCCGGAGCGGGTGTACTTCCCGCAGACCGGCGCGACCAAGGCCGACCTGGCCCGCTACTACCTGTCCGTGGGCGACGGGATCGTCCGGGCGCTGCGGGAGCGACCGACGATGCTGCACCGCTTCCCCAAGGGGCTGGACGGACCGAAGGTGCACCAGAAGCGGCTGCCGAAGGGGGCACCGGACTGGGTGCAGACCGTGCGCCTGGACTTCCCTCGGTACGGGTTGCACGCCGACGAGCTGTGCGTCACCGAGCTGGGGTCGGTGATCTGGGCCGTGCAGATGTCCACGGTCGAGCTGCACCCCTGGAACGTGCGCCGCGACGACGTCGACCGCCCCGACGAGTGGCGGATCGACCTCGATCCCGGGGACACCTGCGAGCTGGCGACCGTCCGCCGGGTCGCCGGGGTGGTCCACGAGGTGCTCGACGAGCTCGGCGTCGTCGGCTACCCCAAGACCTCCGGCGGCTCGGGGCTGCACGTCTACGTGCGGATCGAGCCGCGCTGGGAGTTCGCCGACGTCCGCCGGGCGGCGCTGGCCTTCGCCCGCGAGGTCGAGCGACGGGCCCCGTCCCTGGCGACCACCACGTGGTGGCGCAAGGACCGCGACCCGGCGGCCGTCTTCGTCGACTACAACCAGAACGCCCGGGACCACACCCTGGCGGCCGCCTACTCGGTGCGCGGCGACCCGCGCGGCACGGTCTCCACGCCGATCACCTGGGCCGAGGTGGCCGACGTCGAGCCCGGGAAGCTGACCATGTCCACCGTGCCGGCCCGCTTCGCGGCCCTCGGCGACCTGCACGCCGACATCGACACGGTGGCCCACGACCTCACCCCCCTCCTCACCTGGGCAGACCGCGACGACCACGACGGGGACACCCCAACCCCCTAG
- a CDS encoding DUF3500 domain-containing protein, with the protein MMTPRAARRTLAHHAAPRPGAARRAGAGLAAAAVLAVAACGADTSTATTGASTTGSSTTSSATASAAASSAATDGSSSTSDSGSTSETISATSEAAQAFLETLTDEQREAVLYDYDDETKTTSWSNFPVTFVERAGLNLSDLTEEQQAAALEVLEGLLSEEAYETVSNIMAGDAYLLEESSTTEDSLGQYYIAFFGEPSDTDAWEVQFGGHHLGINATLQGDEEAITFAPTHLGAQPVTWTAEDGTEMESLTGMYEDAFAFYDSLTEEQRTALYQGSEVSAMECEPGGTCDYPTGTGLSGADLDDEQKQLLLDSLANWVGMSDAETTEAALAEIEATLDETYVSWSGATEYDTSTGDGIYVQVSGPDVYVEMASQNGSAGADVDGVTTAGWGHLHTIYRDPGNDYAGSVEQQESAGMGGGMGGGPNG; encoded by the coding sequence ATGATGACTCCCCGAGCCGCCCGCCGCACCCTCGCCCACCACGCCGCGCCCCGCCCCGGCGCTGCTCGACGCGCCGGAGCCGGGCTGGCCGCGGCCGCCGTGCTGGCCGTCGCCGCCTGCGGCGCCGACACCTCGACCGCGACCACCGGGGCTAGCACCACCGGGTCGAGCACCACCAGCAGCGCGACCGCGAGCGCCGCGGCGAGCAGCGCCGCGACGGACGGCTCATCCTCGACGAGCGACTCCGGGTCGACCAGCGAGACCATCTCGGCCACCTCCGAGGCTGCCCAGGCCTTCCTCGAGACGCTCACCGACGAGCAGCGCGAGGCCGTGCTCTACGACTACGACGACGAGACGAAGACGACCTCGTGGTCCAACTTCCCGGTGACCTTCGTCGAGCGCGCCGGTCTCAACCTCAGCGACCTGACGGAGGAGCAGCAGGCCGCCGCGCTGGAGGTCCTCGAGGGGCTGCTCAGCGAGGAGGCCTACGAGACCGTCTCGAACATCATGGCCGGCGACGCGTACCTCCTCGAGGAGAGCAGCACCACCGAGGACTCGCTCGGCCAGTACTACATCGCCTTCTTCGGCGAGCCGTCCGACACCGACGCCTGGGAGGTGCAGTTCGGCGGGCACCACCTGGGGATCAACGCGACCCTGCAGGGTGACGAGGAGGCGATCACCTTCGCCCCCACCCACCTGGGCGCCCAGCCGGTCACCTGGACCGCCGAGGACGGCACCGAGATGGAGTCGCTCACCGGGATGTACGAGGACGCCTTCGCCTTCTACGACAGCCTCACCGAGGAGCAGCGCACCGCCCTCTACCAGGGCTCCGAGGTGTCCGCGATGGAGTGCGAGCCGGGCGGCACCTGCGACTACCCGACCGGCACCGGCCTGTCCGGTGCGGACCTCGACGACGAGCAGAAGCAGCTGCTGCTGGACTCCCTGGCCAACTGGGTGGGGATGTCCGACGCCGAGACCACCGAGGCCGCCCTGGCCGAGATCGAGGCCACCCTCGACGAGACCTACGTCAGCTGGTCCGGGGCCACCGAGTACGACACGAGCACCGGCGACGGCATCTACGTCCAGGTCTCCGGCCCGGACGTCTACGTCGAGATGGCCAGCCAGAACGGATCGGCCGGCGCCGACGTCGACGGCGTCACCACCGCGGGCTGGGGCCACCTGCACACCATCTACCGCGACCCGGGCAACGACTACGCCGGCAGCGTCGAGCAGCAGGAGAGCGCCGGGATGGGCGGGGGCATGGGCGGCGGCCCCAACGGCTGA
- a CDS encoding uracil-DNA glycosylase — MPTDPLPTGPPDPGDALPHPVTGAPFASPVPPGTGWPDDPAGPGTPVAHDADEVARLASGADPDELAARISVCRACERLVAWREQVATQKRAAFADQPYWGRPVPALGPADAPVLVVGLAPAAHGANRTGRNFTGDRSGDWLYAALHRGGFATQAGSTHAGDGLELVGARIVAPVRCAPPQNKPTTAEKATCAPWLDRDLAISEPHLRSIMCLGSIGWDATVAAVRHAGWQVPRPKPRFGHGARATLVTPTGRQVDLVGCYHVSQQNTFTGRLTEAMLDEVVASL, encoded by the coding sequence GTGCCCACCGACCCCCTGCCCACCGGCCCGCCGGACCCCGGCGACGCGCTGCCGCACCCGGTGACCGGGGCCCCCTTCGCCTCCCCGGTCCCGCCGGGCACGGGCTGGCCGGACGACCCCGCCGGACCGGGCACCCCGGTCGCCCACGACGCCGACGAGGTGGCGCGGCTGGCCTCCGGCGCCGACCCGGACGAGCTGGCCGCCCGGATCTCGGTGTGCCGGGCCTGCGAGCGCCTCGTGGCCTGGCGCGAGCAGGTGGCCACGCAGAAGCGGGCGGCCTTCGCCGACCAGCCCTACTGGGGCCGACCGGTGCCGGCGCTCGGCCCGGCGGACGCCCCGGTGCTCGTCGTCGGGCTCGCCCCGGCGGCGCACGGTGCGAACCGGACCGGGCGCAACTTCACCGGCGACCGCTCCGGCGACTGGCTGTACGCCGCGCTGCACCGCGGCGGCTTCGCCACCCAGGCCGGCTCGACGCACGCCGGTGACGGCCTGGAGCTGGTGGGCGCCCGCATCGTCGCCCCGGTGCGCTGCGCTCCCCCGCAGAACAAGCCCACCACCGCCGAGAAGGCGACCTGCGCACCGTGGCTGGACCGGGACCTGGCGATCAGCGAGCCGCACCTGCGCTCGATCATGTGCCTCGGCTCGATCGGCTGGGACGCCACCGTCGCGGCGGTCCGGCACGCCGGCTGGCAGGTGCCCCGACCCAAGCCACGCTTCGGCCACGGAGCCCGCGCGACCCTGGTGACGCCGACCGGCCGACAGGTCGACCTCGTCGGCTGCTACCACGTCAGCCAGCAGAACACCTTCACCGGCCGGCTCACCGAGGCGATGCTGGACGAGGTCGTCGCCTCGCTGTGA
- a CDS encoding quinone oxidoreductase family protein, giving the protein MSETETPEALTSTQPALVVTRPGGREVLQVQDRPVPEPGPGEVLVEVAAAGVNFIDVYQREGVYPMETPFVLGKEGAGTVRVLGDGVEGVSPGDRVAWAMTQGTTAGWATLPAGSLVPVPDEVELETAAAAMLQGMTAHFLVTDCAPIGEGSVALVHAAAGGVGQLLVQMVVARGGHVVATAGSEEKCAIARSRGAAETIDYTAEDDLEGAIAEAAARLGAPDGVDVAYDGVGAATFDASLAALRPRGVLVLFGGASGQVPPFDIQRLNAGGSLYLTRPTLAHYIARREELLRRGQEVLAAVASGELDVAVDGRYPMTEAAEAYAALEGRTSTGKLLLVP; this is encoded by the coding sequence ATGAGCGAGACCGAGACCCCGGAAGCCCTCACCAGCACGCAGCCGGCCCTCGTGGTCACCCGACCGGGTGGGCGCGAGGTGCTGCAGGTCCAGGACCGGCCGGTGCCGGAACCCGGCCCGGGCGAGGTGCTCGTCGAGGTGGCCGCCGCCGGGGTGAACTTCATCGACGTCTACCAGCGCGAAGGGGTCTACCCGATGGAGACCCCCTTCGTCCTCGGCAAGGAGGGGGCCGGCACGGTGCGGGTGCTCGGTGACGGCGTCGAAGGGGTCTCCCCCGGTGACCGGGTCGCCTGGGCGATGACCCAGGGCACCACCGCCGGGTGGGCGACGCTGCCTGCGGGCAGCCTGGTGCCGGTGCCGGACGAGGTCGAGCTGGAGACCGCCGCGGCCGCGATGCTGCAGGGGATGACCGCGCACTTCCTGGTCACAGACTGCGCCCCGATCGGCGAGGGATCGGTGGCGCTGGTGCACGCCGCCGCCGGCGGTGTCGGGCAGCTGCTCGTGCAGATGGTCGTCGCCCGTGGCGGGCACGTCGTGGCCACCGCCGGCAGCGAGGAGAAGTGCGCGATCGCCCGCTCCCGCGGGGCGGCCGAGACCATCGACTACACCGCGGAGGACGACCTCGAGGGGGCGATCGCCGAGGCGGCCGCACGGCTCGGGGCGCCCGACGGCGTGGACGTCGCCTACGACGGGGTGGGGGCGGCCACCTTCGACGCCTCGCTGGCGGCCCTGCGTCCGCGCGGGGTCCTCGTGCTCTTCGGCGGAGCCAGCGGTCAGGTGCCGCCCTTCGACATCCAGCGCCTCAACGCCGGCGGCTCGCTCTACCTCACCCGACCGACCCTGGCGCACTACATCGCGCGCCGCGAGGAGCTGCTGCGCCGCGGGCAGGAGGTGCTCGCCGCGGTGGCCTCCGGTGAGCTCGACGTGGCCGTCGACGGGCGCTACCCGATGACAGAGGCGGCCGAGGCCTACGCCGCGCTGGAGGGTCGCACCAGCACCGGGAAGCTGCTGCTCGTGCCGTGA
- a CDS encoding NUDIX domain-containing protein — translation MTSGDVTSGVELVVVAPDGATLEVLTLPHGADPEARLAAAGWYLVALLDAVRTDEVVQIRVQAERGQAVAALPEPAEQPSSGAGADGERPVPYQRVACYGVVIGDRRLLLTELSERVSGAAGSWNLPGGGLDPGEQPHDGLVREIWEETGHDVVRARLADVETRHWVGRSPGGRLEDFHAVRLIYRAQVAQVREPVVHDVGGSTARARWVSREEIPDYPIVPTVQRALTRIGWDRATGPTAVRP, via the coding sequence GTGACGAGCGGCGATGTGACGAGCGGTGTCGAGCTGGTCGTGGTCGCTCCGGACGGCGCCACCCTCGAGGTGCTGACGCTGCCGCACGGTGCGGACCCGGAGGCTCGTCTCGCGGCCGCCGGCTGGTACCTCGTCGCGCTGCTGGACGCGGTGCGAACCGACGAGGTGGTGCAGATCCGCGTGCAGGCCGAGCGTGGGCAGGCGGTGGCCGCGCTGCCGGAGCCTGCGGAGCAGCCGTCGTCCGGTGCGGGTGCGGACGGCGAGCGCCCGGTGCCCTACCAGCGGGTTGCCTGCTACGGGGTCGTCATCGGTGATCGTCGGCTGCTGCTGACCGAGCTGTCCGAGCGTGTCTCCGGTGCGGCCGGCTCGTGGAACCTGCCCGGCGGTGGGCTCGACCCGGGCGAGCAGCCGCACGACGGCCTGGTGCGGGAGATCTGGGAGGAGACCGGTCACGACGTGGTGCGGGCGCGGCTGGCGGACGTCGAGACCCGGCACTGGGTGGGGCGCTCCCCGGGCGGGCGGCTGGAGGACTTCCACGCGGTGCGACTGATCTACCGCGCCCAGGTCGCGCAGGTGCGCGAGCCCGTGGTGCACGACGTCGGCGGGTCGACCGCCCGGGCGCGGTGGGTCAGCCGTGAGGAGATCCCGGACTACCCGATCGTGCCGACCGTGCAGCGGGCGCTGACCCGGATCGGCTGGGACCGGGCCACCGGCCCGACTGCGGTGCGCCCGTAG
- a CDS encoding glycosyltransferase family 4 protein, with protein sequence MKVALLSDCYPPRVGGIESQVSDLAHQLAAAGHEVQVHTATAGVTGASRGEVEREGEVLVHRHSHPATFGVPVNPLAAPTLRRRLQAAAVDVAHVHMGVVSPFAWDATRVATGLGVPTVVTWHCLLDRAATPWRLSGAPQRWVERGARLSAVSRLAADGVRQAAPGHEVAVLPNGIDVAAWAPSAATGSGAGAAGHGGSGHGGAGRGGDGPVRVVSALRLAPRKRPGVLLDVVAEVRRRTGAEISLDVLGDGPLRAQLQRRAQPGDRLLGRVPRASLPERYRSADVYLAPTRLEAFGIAALEARTAGLPVVARRDSGTRDVIDDGVSGLLADDDAGLIEALERLVTDPLLRSRLAAHNASTPPPQAWPSVVRDVEAAYAEAVVMR encoded by the coding sequence GTGAAGGTCGCCCTGCTCTCGGACTGCTACCCGCCGCGCGTCGGCGGGATCGAGTCGCAGGTCAGCGACCTCGCCCACCAGCTGGCGGCGGCCGGGCACGAGGTGCAGGTGCACACCGCGACCGCCGGCGTCACCGGCGCGTCGCGCGGTGAGGTCGAGCGTGAGGGCGAGGTGCTGGTGCACCGGCACAGCCACCCGGCCACCTTCGGGGTGCCGGTGAACCCGCTGGCCGCGCCCACCCTGCGCCGTCGGCTGCAGGCCGCGGCGGTGGACGTGGCGCACGTGCACATGGGGGTGGTCAGCCCCTTCGCCTGGGACGCCACCCGGGTGGCCACCGGGCTGGGGGTGCCGACCGTGGTCACCTGGCACTGCCTGCTGGACCGGGCCGCGACCCCGTGGCGGCTCAGCGGGGCGCCCCAGCGCTGGGTGGAGCGCGGCGCCCGGCTCTCGGCGGTCTCCCGGCTGGCGGCCGACGGGGTGCGGCAGGCCGCGCCGGGCCACGAGGTCGCGGTGCTGCCGAACGGTATCGACGTCGCCGCCTGGGCGCCGTCGGCGGCTACCGGTTCTGGAGCCGGGGCTGCCGGGCATGGTGGCAGCGGGCACGGTGGTGCCGGGCGGGGTGGCGACGGGCCGGTCCGGGTGGTCAGCGCGCTGCGGCTGGCCCCGCGCAAGCGGCCGGGGGTGCTGCTGGACGTCGTCGCCGAGGTGCGGCGGCGCACCGGGGCGGAGATCAGCCTGGACGTCCTCGGTGACGGTCCGCTGCGTGCTCAGCTGCAGCGACGGGCCCAGCCGGGGGACCGGCTGCTCGGGCGGGTGCCGCGGGCCAGCCTGCCGGAGCGCTACCGCTCGGCCGACGTCTACCTGGCGCCGACCAGGCTGGAGGCCTTCGGGATCGCGGCGCTGGAGGCGCGCACGGCCGGTCTTCCGGTCGTGGCACGCCGGGACTCCGGCACCCGGGACGTCATCGACGACGGCGTCTCCGGTCTGCTCGCCGACGACGACGCCGGGCTGATCGAGGCGCTCGAGCGGCTGGTGACCGACCCGCTGCTGCGCTCCCGGCTGGCCGCGCACAACGCCTCGACCCCGCCGCCGCAGGCCTGGCCGTCGGTCGTGCGCGACGTCGAGGCCGCCTACGCCGAGGCGGTGGTGATGCGATGA
- a CDS encoding PIG-L deacetylase family protein: MNDVGGPAAGTLVAFHAHPDDEALLTAGTMARAAAQGHRVVLVVATDGAAGLADESTYGARGEQLAGTRSRELAASARALGVARVVELGYADSGSGEELWPDPPGQTRFVRVPLEQAAARLADVLAEESPQVLLTYDANGGYGHRDHVRVHEVGAAAAAGYRESTGAPLRVLEATVPRDTICRALDLVAKVYRFPPEFDRSSFDRAFSARAEITHRVSVRRQVRAKRAAMRAHASQASDGDGGARTLGMLLRIPRPLYDLVFGREWFRDPDLPAGSPVRDDPFADVP; the protein is encoded by the coding sequence ATGAATGACGTGGGTGGGCCGGCAGCGGGCACCCTCGTCGCCTTCCACGCCCATCCTGATGACGAGGCCCTGCTCACGGCCGGGACGATGGCGCGGGCCGCGGCGCAGGGGCACCGGGTGGTGCTCGTGGTGGCCACCGACGGCGCGGCCGGGCTGGCCGACGAGAGCACCTACGGCGCCCGCGGCGAGCAGCTGGCCGGGACGCGCAGCCGGGAACTGGCGGCCAGCGCCCGCGCGCTGGGGGTGGCCCGGGTGGTCGAGCTGGGCTACGCCGACTCCGGCAGCGGCGAGGAGCTCTGGCCGGACCCGCCGGGGCAGACCCGCTTCGTCCGGGTCCCGCTGGAGCAGGCCGCGGCACGGCTGGCCGACGTGCTGGCCGAGGAGTCGCCGCAGGTGCTGCTGACCTACGACGCCAACGGCGGCTACGGCCACCGGGATCATGTGCGCGTCCACGAGGTCGGCGCGGCCGCCGCCGCCGGCTACCGCGAGAGCACCGGGGCCCCGCTACGGGTGCTCGAGGCGACCGTCCCCCGGGACACGATCTGCCGGGCGCTGGACCTCGTCGCCAAGGTCTACCGCTTCCCGCCCGAGTTCGACCGCTCCTCCTTCGACCGGGCCTTCTCCGCCCGGGCCGAGATCACCCACCGGGTCTCCGTGCGGCGGCAGGTCCGCGCCAAGCGCGCCGCGATGCGGGCGCACGCCAGCCAGGCCAGCGACGGGGACGGCGGTGCCCGCACCCTGGGGATGCTGCTGCGCATCCCCCGCCCGCTCTACGACCTGGTCTTCGGCCGGGAGTGGTTCCGCGACCCCGACCTGCCCGCCGGCTCGCCGGTGCGCGACGACCCCTTCGCGGACGTGCCGTGA
- a CDS encoding lysylphosphatidylglycerol synthase transmembrane domain-containing protein, with product MSTGTATPVEDDGRPRRLWVRALQVTVGLGLAVAMLGWGLPYFAQTSWSEVFDILGTVPLWKALLFLGLVVAGLYCYTFVMTGAMPGLSHPRALILNVCGSSVSNLLPGGGAVGLAATYTIAKSWGFSVASVTTMAVVTGVWNVLARVMLPIIAVLGLAWAATDLPATMREAAWAAVVSGLAIVAGFVLAVATDRGARVVGRLADRVVRLVRRGHGSQIERGLTGLRSRVAETVRTGWLSMTLGMVGFFGLYYVLFVLCMQTTGIELPFGQLFAAYAIGRLLTAVGVTPGGLGVTETGTAAALVAWGADPAASMAGVVIFSIFTHLMEVPLGALGWLAWSLMPKATAAEVSEAHLAGRAQASSRRT from the coding sequence GTGAGCACCGGGACGGCCACGCCGGTCGAGGACGACGGCCGACCGCGACGGCTCTGGGTCCGAGCGCTGCAGGTGACCGTCGGGCTGGGCCTGGCGGTGGCCATGCTCGGCTGGGGGCTGCCCTACTTCGCCCAGACCAGCTGGAGCGAGGTCTTCGACATCCTCGGCACGGTCCCGCTGTGGAAGGCGCTGCTCTTCCTCGGGCTCGTCGTCGCCGGGCTGTACTGCTACACCTTCGTCATGACCGGTGCCATGCCCGGCCTGAGCCACCCCCGGGCGCTGATCCTCAACGTCTGCGGCTCCTCGGTCTCCAACCTGCTGCCCGGCGGCGGCGCGGTCGGGCTGGCGGCGACGTACACGATCGCCAAGTCCTGGGGCTTCTCGGTGGCCAGCGTGACGACGATGGCCGTCGTCACCGGGGTGTGGAACGTGCTCGCCCGGGTGATGCTGCCGATCATCGCGGTCCTCGGCCTGGCCTGGGCGGCCACCGACCTGCCGGCGACGATGCGCGAGGCGGCCTGGGCGGCGGTGGTCTCCGGGCTGGCGATCGTCGCCGGCTTCGTGCTGGCGGTGGCTACCGACCGCGGGGCCCGGGTGGTGGGCCGGCTGGCCGACCGGGTCGTCCGGCTGGTGCGCCGCGGCCACGGCAGCCAGATCGAGCGAGGGCTGACCGGGCTGCGCTCCCGGGTGGCCGAGACGGTTCGCACCGGCTGGCTGTCGATGACCCTGGGGATGGTCGGCTTCTTCGGCCTCTACTACGTCCTCTTCGTGCTGTGCATGCAGACCACCGGCATCGAGCTCCCCTTCGGCCAGCTCTTCGCGGCCTACGCCATCGGGCGGCTGCTCACCGCCGTCGGGGTGACCCCCGGCGGTCTCGGGGTCACCGAGACCGGGACGGCCGCGGCGCTGGTCGCCTGGGGCGCCGACCCGGCCGCGTCGATGGCCGGGGTGGTCATCTTCTCGATCTTCACCCACCTCATGGAGGTGCCGCTGGGGGCGCTGGGCTGGCTGGCGTGGAGCCTCATGCCGAAGGCGACCGCCGCGGAGGTCAGCGAGGCCCACCTCGCCGGCCGGGCTCAGGCGAGCAGCCGCCGCACCTGA